The Pricia mediterranea genome includes a window with the following:
- a CDS encoding leucine-rich repeat domain-containing protein, with protein sequence MKKLSVCLILFMVATQSLFADIPIKEKEALIDFYHSTQGENWTNTWDTTSEATEWYGIKVENGHVVEINLFRNNLVGTLPASISQLKRLESLNLAFNLLTGELPETIADLSRLEILKLEMNRIKGELPSNIGDLENLLELTAFNNFFTGTIPESIGKLEKLKILNLSSNSLKGTLPNSLGSLTELEVLGLFENSIEGSIPTEIGNLGKLEELVLANNRIGGEVPFEIAQLSNLRIFQIQNNKFDSFNNLRYVDETQFLVFDFDGNDKKSGYKDINFSKTRMADTKFEENPSDVDD encoded by the coding sequence ATGAAAAAACTGTCTGTCTGTCTTATCCTTTTTATGGTAGCTACGCAAAGCCTTTTTGCCGATATTCCAATTAAGGAAAAGGAAGCGCTGATCGATTTTTACCATAGCACCCAAGGCGAGAATTGGACGAATACATGGGATACAACCTCTGAGGCGACCGAATGGTACGGCATAAAGGTGGAAAACGGACATGTGGTCGAAATCAATCTTTTCAGGAACAATCTTGTAGGAACATTACCTGCAAGCATATCGCAGCTAAAGCGACTCGAGTCGTTGAACCTGGCTTTCAACCTCCTGACTGGGGAGCTGCCGGAAACCATTGCCGACCTATCGCGACTGGAGATTTTAAAGCTCGAAATGAACCGTATAAAAGGGGAGCTTCCGTCGAATATTGGCGACCTTGAAAACTTGCTGGAACTGACCGCATTTAACAACTTTTTTACCGGTACTATTCCCGAAAGCATCGGGAAACTGGAAAAGCTGAAAATTCTCAACCTCAGCAGTAACAGTTTAAAGGGTACGCTACCCAATTCTTTAGGAAGTCTTACAGAATTGGAGGTACTGGGACTTTTCGAAAATTCGATCGAAGGTAGTATTCCCACTGAAATCGGTAATTTAGGCAAGCTTGAAGAGCTTGTTTTGGCCAACAACCGAATCGGGGGCGAAGTTCCTTTTGAAATCGCCCAATTGTCGAACCTTCGCATCTTTCAAATTCAGAACAATAAATTCGATTCGTTCAACAATCTGCGCTATGTGGACGAAACACAGTTTTTGGTCTTCGATTTCGACGGGAACGATAAGAAATCAGGTTATAAGGATATCAACTTCAGCAAAACACGAATGGCGGATACCAAGTTTGAGGAAAACCCTTCCGACGTCGACGATTGA
- a CDS encoding Gfo/Idh/MocA family protein: protein MSKIKIGIVGTGSIVKTYQKCIDELADSQLVALYTKSEDRKAVAEKQFGVPVFSTMDDFLENDIDLVCVCNESGRHGEAIMAAARAGKHVLSEKPLETTPEKIDKIIEVCADHSVKLGCTLQNRCGTPYQRVLSAVRSGKLGKPIMGNAHINWYRNESYYADSDWKGTREYDGGAAFINQGIHTIDLLLHLMGPVTSVFGKVDTLVHDIEGEDVGAAILNFRNGAIGNITAGTALYPGYPERIDIYGEKGSILMEGGNVKAWNVKDASSAPQISDEIHGSGAADPEAIGHQNHKMVIADMIAAIRNDRSPMVDGAEARKAVAVINAIYEASQKGHLVDLSE from the coding sequence ATGTCAAAAATCAAGATTGGTATTGTCGGAACCGGTTCCATTGTGAAAACGTATCAAAAATGCATCGATGAACTGGCCGATAGTCAATTGGTAGCTCTTTATACCAAATCGGAGGACAGGAAAGCAGTAGCGGAAAAGCAGTTCGGAGTGCCTGTTTTCAGTACGATGGACGATTTTTTAGAGAATGATATCGATCTGGTGTGCGTTTGTAATGAAAGTGGAAGGCACGGGGAGGCCATCATGGCCGCTGCAAGGGCAGGCAAACATGTTTTGAGCGAAAAACCTTTAGAGACTACTCCCGAAAAAATCGATAAAATCATTGAAGTCTGTGCCGATCACAGCGTGAAGCTGGGCTGTACCTTGCAGAACCGCTGCGGCACCCCCTATCAGCGCGTCCTTTCCGCGGTACGCTCCGGAAAACTGGGCAAACCGATTATGGGCAACGCCCACATAAATTGGTATAGGAACGAAAGCTACTATGCGGATAGCGATTGGAAAGGCACGAGGGAATACGACGGCGGGGCTGCATTCATTAACCAGGGCATTCACACCATTGATCTGCTATTGCACCTCATGGGGCCGGTAACTTCTGTTTTCGGCAAGGTGGATACGCTCGTACACGATATCGAAGGCGAGGATGTAGGAGCGGCCATACTGAACTTTCGGAATGGGGCCATCGGAAATATTACCGCTGGAACGGCCCTGTACCCCGGTTATCCCGAGAGAATTGATATTTATGGGGAAAAGGGAAGCATCTTGATGGAGGGCGGAAATGTTAAAGCATGGAATGTAAAGGATGCCTCGTCAGCTCCTCAAATTTCCGATGAAATCCACGGAAGCGGTGCTGCGGATCCCGAGGCCATTGGCCATCAAAACCACAAAATGGTCATCGCCGACATGATAGCGGCGATACGAAATGATCGCTCCCCGATGGTTGATGGCGCCGAAGCCCGGAAAGCGGTCGCTGTCATCAATGCAATTTATGAGGCTTCTCAAAAGGGACATCTGGTAGACCTGTCCGAGTAA
- a CDS encoding CPXCG motif-containing cysteine-rich protein, producing the protein MFEHFFQCPYCWEEISMLMDPSVPKQTYVEDCEVCCNPIEVTAEFQNNELVGFVARNMER; encoded by the coding sequence ATGTTCGAACACTTTTTTCAGTGCCCTTATTGCTGGGAGGAGATTTCCATGTTGATGGATCCTTCCGTCCCAAAACAAACCTATGTAGAAGATTGTGAAGTCTGTTGCAATCCCATTGAGGTGACCGCGGAATTTCAGAACAACGAGTTGGTGGGCTTTGTAGCAAGAAATATGGAGCGCTGA